A portion of the Wolbachia endosymbiont of Oedothorax gibbosus genome contains these proteins:
- the holA gene encoding DNA polymerase III subunit delta yields MRVTPSKVKRFLEKPDALSGVLIHGSDNSRVGFYVQEIIASLDEYSVQVMDFAIVNKSPGLLFSELANISMFTSKKLIKLINVSGGISKELKNVLDYNASGHYVMMVASDLPHNSATKSYMESSKIFGVIACYKDSNSNLYDIISNYLKQNDIKCTNEIIYHLQSYFNHSKLPICSELEKLVLYLGERKDLKLTDIELCFSTSGNDYATLDDLCSAIASKDMSRFIRISDALISQENFSPIALIRIISNYFLRLENVLLSVQGGMSEQVAIDQLSPPLFFKQLQSFKSHLKSLQLSELKKILEKLISLEVTCKKTDLDHKMIFQHEINYWCSPL; encoded by the coding sequence GTAGGGTTGGTTTTTATGTACAAGAAATAATTGCCAGTTTGGATGAGTATTCAGTTCAGGTGATGGATTTTGCAATAGTGAACAAGTCACCCGGTTTACTATTTTCTGAATTGGCAAACATTTCGATGTTTACCAGCAAAAAATTAATTAAGCTGATAAATGTGAGTGGAGGTATATCCAAAGAGTTAAAAAATGTATTGGATTATAACGCAAGTGGTCACTATGTAATGATGGTAGCAAGTGATCTTCCACACAATTCTGCGACTAAAAGTTATATGGAGAGTTCAAAAATTTTTGGTGTGATTGCTTGCTATAAGGACAGCAACAGCAATCTTTATGACATTATATCAAATTACTTAAAACAAAATGATATAAAATGCACAAATGAGATAATCTACCATTTGCAATCTTACTTTAATCATAGCAAGCTGCCTATATGCTCAGAACTTGAAAAGTTAGTTTTGTACTTAGGGGAGAGAAAAGACCTAAAACTTACTGATATAGAATTATGCTTTTCAACTTCCGGCAACGACTATGCTACACTTGATGATCTATGCTCTGCCATAGCAAGTAAAGATATGTCGCGCTTCATTAGAATTTCTGATGCATTGATATCGCAAGAAAATTTTTCACCGATAGCGCTGATTCGTATTATATCAAATTACTTTTTGCGTCTTGAAAACGTTTTGCTGTCAGTGCAAGGTGGAATGAGTGAGCAGGTTGCAATTGATCAGCTAAGCCCTCCATTGTTTTTTAAACAATTGCAGAGCTTTAAATCTCATTTGAAAAGTTTGCAACTTTCAGAACTTAAGAAGATCTTGGAAAAATTGATAAGCTTAGAAGTTACCTGTAAAAAAACTGATTTAGATCATAAAATGATTTTTCAACATGAGATTAACTACTGGTGTAGCCCCTTATGA